The DNA segment TTTTTTAAAGGAATATTATAACTGCCAATATTTACAACTAATTTTCCATTCAATGTTTCTTTCTCAGCTATCATCCTTAAACCTCTGAAATCAACCTAAAGAACCTGTCAAAAACCATCCATTATAGATGGGTGGCATGATGGACTGTAAGCCATTATTAGCCATCCTATGCATATAATGGTTTTTGAGCATGCTCAGAATTTTCCACATATAAAAGGTTGGCTTTCCGCCACCAGTCAAAGACTGGATGGAAAATTCCGACATTTTTATGAGTAAAATATCTTTTGATTTAAAAGCCTTACCATGAATCATGTTAAAGATTTATAAATCAATGCGCATTTCACCATAATATGAAAAGAAATTTTGGAAGAGTTTTTGGAGCAGGCATATCTTATCTGATCCTTACCGGCGCAGTTGTTTTAGCTATATGCAGTATTGTAGCCAAAGAAATGCGCAATGGCAAAATACTGAAGAATCCCGTGACAATTGAGGGAAAGGTAGTTTCAAGCGAGCTTAAAGGAAGGAATTTGGAGTTGAGAATTGATTCATCAGATACGCCGGTAGATTTCTTAGCATATAGCCTGTCTTTGGGCTTTGGAGATGGCAAGTACAAGCACGATATTGCAATTATTTATGATTTATATGAAAAACTCAAGAAAGGCGATCAGGTTAAAGCAAAGGGCTTTAGAGATCCCCAGACCAACGCAATATATGGGTCTGATATAGAAAGACTGGAGTATGTTTCTTTGATAAAGAAATAAGTTATTGCTTCAAATGAATTGAAAGTCATCGACAGGTATTTAAATAAGCCCGCTTACATAATGTTATGAAGCAAATTTACTTTATTTTTGTAATTATCGCACTAATGGGAATAATCATAATCAGCGGCTGCGCTATAACGCCTGAACAAAAACCAGCTCAAGAAGAAGTGTTTGTTAATACAACTCTAGATTATAAGTTTGAGCTTAAAATCAACGAAACTGCTTTTATAACATCCAATAAAACTAATGACATTATTGAAATAAAATTTTTAGATGTAACTGAGGATTCAAGGTGTCCTTCTGACAATTATGTTGCTTGTGCTTGGGAAGGTCAGGCAACGATTATAGTTAATATTTTGAAGAACGATCAAAATCTGGGCAATTTCAGCTTAACTAGCAGGGCAGCCCATGAAGAACTGGCAGTTAAGGCTTTTGACGGGTATTCGATCAAATTACTAGAAGTCAATCCTAGCCAGAAGGTTGCTCAAAAAATAGAGCTTTCAGATTACACTGTGATGCTTGTTGTTTCTAAAGTATAATTAGAAACTTTTATTCAAATTCCTTCAGAAACTTAACCAATTCCTTAGCCTTCTCAAATTCCATGAATTCCTTTTTTGTCAATGCAGGAATGTCTTTTTCCTTTGGCTTTTTGCTTTTGAAAATAACAAGCTTATCAGCATCTATCAGCTTTGACAGCGGCTTTAACTGGGGGCTTGTTTTATCCCCGATTTCAGTAAGGATGATCTCCTTCTCTTTTTTTGCTATGACATCGAAGGGGGCTTTCTTTGTTTCAGCTGCCTCGAAGCCAAGATCGCTGTATTTTTTTGTTACATCTGTTTTTCCCTCTGCTGCCTGAGAAATATCTGCAACAGAAAAAATGTTTATTTTTTCAAAGACGCTCGGGCCAAGAGCATCATACATGCGGCGCGCTTTGTTTATTGTAATATCTGCCTTTCCTTCCTCATATCTCTGTATCATCTTTCTGCTGACTCCGAGCTTTTTTGCCAGAGCAGACAGTGAAAATCCTTTTTCCTCTATCTTTTCTTTCAGAATATCGGGAGCTATTTTTGCCTTCAATCCCGCCCTGTCGCGCATAATGAATGGCATCCTGTTGCCGATGCAGCTGCAGAAGGTGTTGTAATTAAGCGTATGGATCCCAAATCTTGAATAAACAACATTGTCCTCTAATTTAACAGCTGCTTTCTCCGCTATTACAGCCGGGCTTCCCCCGATATAGCTGCTTATCCTCTGCATTTCCCTTGCGTATTCCCCTGAAATTGAATTCGCGTCTTCAAGAACTTTTATCAATAAGATCTGGCTTTCCTTCCTTGCCACAATGTCAAAGCAGGTTCTGGTCAGGGATTTCAGCGTATAGCCTGCTTTAAGAAGATAGATGCTTATTTTTTCCAATAAGGACTGCTTCATAAAGAAAAAGGAATATTTGTAATTTTAAATAGTTTGCTATTAAGTTTCCTTTCAGGCAGTTTGCAGAAAGTTTTAAATGCTGGCATAAAATTCCATCATGAAAATGTCAGGCAAATTTATCAAATCAGAACATGCGTATAGGATATTGACTGCCCATCCGGATGATGAAATACTGATCTCAGGATTACTGCAAAGGCTAATCAGCACAGGCTCAAATATTGATTTTGCCTGTTTAACAGACGGCAACCAAAAGGTTTCCGGAGATATAAGGATCAAAGAGCTTGAAAAAAGCCTTTCAATGATAGGCTACGAGAAACCATTAAACAGCATGTTGGAGGAAAAAAAGATTTATGACGCTGTTCTTAAAGGCGATAATGAGGGGCTATTGGGCCTGATTGAGGAAGCAGCAGCAAGTATAAGCCAAGGATTGGAAGCATACGATCGTCTGCTGGTTCCTGATTTCAGCGGAGGCCATTTTATCCATGATCTTGTCCACTATCTTGCAGCAGCATCTGTTAAAAAAAACCATCTGGCAGGAAAGTGCGCAATCTATGAGTACCCTCAAATCTATCTTGCTGGCGCTGACAACCTTTCTATAGAAGATGCGCTCGTCATAAGCGAGCATATCCGTGAAGGAAGAATAACTGAATTTCGGTTTAGAGTAATTATTGGAGAATTATGCCCAAAAAAATACAACGATTATCCTGATGACAAAAATATAGGCATGGCTGATGGAAGAATAGAACTGACAGAAGAGGAGCTCTCCAGGAAGGGAAAGCAAAAAGAAGCGCATGAAAGCCAAAAAGAGCATCTAGATCGTTATAAAAAAGATTACGATGACGCGCATAAGCGCTCAGAGATTATCAGATGGGTTCCTCCAGACACAGATTACACTAAAAAACCGATGCCAGGCCCCTGTCTTTATGAGGTATGCTCTTGGCGTAAAAAAGAAGACCAGCAAAGGATAGTGAACTTTGAAGATTTCAGAAGGGTTGTCGAGCTTACTGAAAATCAGTTTATTGCATTTTAATATTCTGGAGTTCTCTTCGTGAACTATTTTATCACTTAAAAATAATGAAGATGGAAAGATTTAAATATGGCTTAGAAGAAACAAAAGATATGCATAGGGGCTGCGGAGTTTATGTAAGTGGAACAGAGGAGTCAAAAGAAATCGCAAAACTATTGGGATTTCCAATAAAATTATTTAACCCGGCTCTTATCAAGAATCAGAGGATAATTCTGGTTTGCGGCGATGGTTATGAGCATCAAATGAGCCACAAGGTCTCCAAAGCTATCAAATGTGAGTTTTCTAAAATAGTTATTGATGCGCATCACGATATAAAAAGAAAAGAAGTTATAGACTCAGCCTCTCATGTGCGTTATTCAGTAGAGTCCATCAAGAAATTAAAAAACCTCTATATGTCGGGTTATAAAGACAGGTATTACGGGGAGTTATCTGTATTTGCAAGGGAACAGGCTGAAGCAGGGAAGGTTCGCTTTGAACAAAAATTGGGCTATTTAAACGAAATAAAAGGAGAGATATTACATGCCTCTTTAGATCTAGATGTGTTAAAAGGCTGCGGTTTCTGCTCTGAAGAATTCAAAAGGAATGAAAGAAATATAGAAGAAGAGACATACGGCATGTATGATTTCTATGAAGGCCCGACACTAGGAGAAGTTTTAGCTGTGATGTCTGTTGTGAAGCAAAATAACGATGTTATAGCGCTTGATATTTGCGGCCTGGACATCAGGCAGGCAACTAAAAATAATGCAGCTAAGGGCGTTGATGCTTATAGGAAAACAATTGATCTTTTTTTGAATTAATGTTATTGAAAAAGTATAAATACAACCTCTTTATTAATTTCTCAATGATCATCACAATCTCAGGCAAGCCCGGATCCGGGAAAAGCACTGCTGGGAAGCTGATTGCAAAGAAATTAAAGTTAAAACATTATTCTGTCGGGGATCTCAGAAGAGAAATAGCCAAAAAACACGGCTTAACTATAGATGAGCTGAATAAGGTCGGTGAAAATGAGGAATGGACAGACAAAGAAGCTGATGATTACCAAAAGGAACTTGGCCTGGCAGAAGACAACTTCATCATAGATGGCTGGGTTTCATTTTATTTTATACCTAATTCCATCAAGATCTTTCTGGATGTTGACCTTCACGAGGCAGCGAGAAGAATATTCAAAGACCAAAGGCCAAGCGAGGAGCATAAAAATACAGTTGATGAAGTTTTTAAGATGATTAAGCACAGGCTGGAAGAAACAACCAGAAGATATGAAAAACATTATGGCATAAAGGATTTCACAGATAAAAAATACTATAACCTAATAATCAATACAACAAGCCTGACAATTGATCAGGTTGCCGATAAAATACTTGATTTTGTCAAAAATAAAACCAAAAAACCAACACATTTATAAATACCTTCCTTATTTTCCATGATATAATTTCTACTGATTGCTAAAAAAGTAGGAATAACTAAAGAAATAAAACCAAAATGAAAATAAGCAAAAAAGACTTCATTGAAATTGAATACACAGGGAAGCTGAAAGACGACAACATAGTTTTTGACACAACTGACAAAAAGGTTGCAGAAGAAAACAAGATCTATGACGAAAAAATAAGCTATGGCCCTGTCACAATCTGCGTTGGCGAAAGCCAGATAGTTGCCGGGCTGGATAAGGCCCTGGAAGGCAAGGAAACAGAAAAGAATTATGTGATTAACCTGGCGCCAAATGAGGCATTCGGAGAGAAGAATGCAAAGCTCATGAAGCTTGTGCCGTTAAGCATGTTCAGGAAGCAGGGAATGCAGCCGTTTGTGGGATTGCAGGTGAATATTGACAATGTTATCGGGACAATAAGGACAATCACCGGCGGCAGGGTAATTGTCGATTTCAATCATCCGTTATCAGGAAGGGATTTGGCATACAATGTGAAGGTAAACAGGCTGGTTACAGACAAGAAAGAGCAGCTCGCTTCATTATTGAAAATGCTGGGCATTAAAGAGCCGAAAATAGAGTTAAATGAAGGCAAAGCAATAATAGAGCTTGAGCAGGAACTGCCAAATGAGGCAAAAGAAGAGCTTGCTAAAAAATTAAAGGAAACTGTTGAAATAAAAGAGATAGAATTCGTAAAACTGCAAAAAGAAAAAGTTAATAAACAAGTAATAAAATAGTATCATTTGAGAGTTAATATGAGGTGGAAAATTGGCTGATTTTATACAGGATCAATATGATGAGCATGTGAAAGCAAAAGCGCCAGGCGCCAAGCTGCAGCACAAGGCGAATGTCATGGATGCTGAGCTTGAGGAAATGCTTTCCAAGCAAAAAGCTACAATAAAGGTCGTAGGCACAGGCGGCG comes from the Candidatus Woesearchaeota archaeon genome and includes:
- a CDS encoding helix-turn-helix domain-containing protein produces the protein MKQSLLEKISIYLLKAGYTLKSLTRTCFDIVARKESQILLIKVLEDANSISGEYAREMQRISSYIGGSPAVIAEKAAVKLEDNVVYSRFGIHTLNYNTFCSCIGNRMPFIMRDRAGLKAKIAPDILKEKIEEKGFSLSALAKKLGVSRKMIQRYEEGKADITINKARRMYDALGPSVFEKINIFSVADISQAAEGKTDVTKKYSDLGFEAAETKKAPFDVIAKKEKEIILTEIGDKTSPQLKPLSKLIDADKLVIFKSKKPKEKDIPALTKKEFMEFEKAKELVKFLKEFE
- a CDS encoding PIG-L family deacetylase; the encoded protein is MSGKFIKSEHAYRILTAHPDDEILISGLLQRLISTGSNIDFACLTDGNQKVSGDIRIKELEKSLSMIGYEKPLNSMLEEKKIYDAVLKGDNEGLLGLIEEAAASISQGLEAYDRLLVPDFSGGHFIHDLVHYLAAASVKKNHLAGKCAIYEYPQIYLAGADNLSIEDALVISEHIREGRITEFRFRVIIGELCPKKYNDYPDDKNIGMADGRIELTEEELSRKGKQKEAHESQKEHLDRYKKDYDDAHKRSEIIRWVPPDTDYTKKPMPGPCLYEVCSWRKKEDQQRIVNFEDFRRVVELTENQFIAF
- a CDS encoding cytidylate kinase family protein; amino-acid sequence: MIITISGKPGSGKSTAGKLIAKKLKLKHYSVGDLRREIAKKHGLTIDELNKVGENEEWTDKEADDYQKELGLAEDNFIIDGWVSFYFIPNSIKIFLDVDLHEAARRIFKDQRPSEEHKNTVDEVFKMIKHRLEETTRRYEKHYGIKDFTDKKYYNLIINTTSLTIDQVADKILDFVKNKTKKPTHL
- a CDS encoding FKBP-type peptidyl-prolyl cis-trans isomerase, which translates into the protein MKISKKDFIEIEYTGKLKDDNIVFDTTDKKVAEENKIYDEKISYGPVTICVGESQIVAGLDKALEGKETEKNYVINLAPNEAFGEKNAKLMKLVPLSMFRKQGMQPFVGLQVNIDNVIGTIRTITGGRVIVDFNHPLSGRDLAYNVKVNRLVTDKKEQLASLLKMLGIKEPKIELNEGKAIIELEQELPNEAKEELAKKLKETVEIKEIEFVKLQKEKVNKQVIK